A window of the Arachis duranensis cultivar V14167 chromosome 5, aradu.V14167.gnm2.J7QH, whole genome shotgun sequence genome harbors these coding sequences:
- the LOC107487955 gene encoding AAA-ATPase At5g17760, whose translation MFSQREMPSASSMFSAYASMAASMMLLRSMANELIPQPIRGYILNAFHYLVKPRSQSLTLVIEESNGIARNHVYDAAEAYLSTRVSPDNERLKICKSPKEKKLTIRLEKGEKLLDLYDGVSLRWRFICAESDKNAPSENTSISSNVSVRSEKRYFELSFHKKHKQMVLESYLPFVLEKAKEMKDDERVLKMHTLNTSYCYGGVKWDSINLEHPSTFETLAMDSEQKEAIMEDLNRFVKRREFYKRVGRAWKRGYLLYGPPGTGKSSLIAAMANYLKFDIYDLQLANIVRDSDLRKLLLATANRSILVIEDIDCSVDLPERRHVDHHHHHGRKQTDVQLTLSGLLNFIDGLWSSCGDERIIIFTTNHKERLDPALLRPGRMDMHIHMSYCSFQAFKILASNYLDISSDHHHLFPEIEGLIEDTQITPAHVAEELMKSEDADVALQGFVKLLKRKKMEGDVCENDDPDNKAEPATKQSKKRKVACKQKKTVAAAGTQRRTRRLRRGSSL comes from the exons ATGTTTTCCCAAAGAGAGATGCCATCAGCGTCATCAATGTTCTCCGCATATGCATCGATGGCAGCATCCATGATGCTGCTGCGATCAATGGCGAACGAGCTCATTCCGCAGCCAATTAGAGGCTACATCCTGAATGCCTTCCACTACTTAGTGAAGCCGAGATCCCAGTCGCTGACCCTGGTGATCGAGGAATCCAACGGCATAGCACGCAACCACGTGTACGATGCAGCCGAGGCCTACTTGTCCACCAGAGTGAGCCCCGACAACGAGAGGCTCAAAATCTGCAAGAGCCCCAAGGAGAAGAAGCTCACCATCCGCCTCGAAAAGGGGGAGAAGCTGCTGGATCTGTACGACGGCGTGTCCCTCCGCTGGAGGTTCATCTGCGCCGAGTCCGACAAGAATGCCCCCAGCGAGAACACCAGTATTAGTAGCAACGTATCGGTGAGGTCGGAGAAGCGCTACTTCGAGCTGAGTTTCCACAAGAAGCACAAGCAAATGGTGTTGGAGTCTTATCTGCCTTTCGTTCTCGAGAAGGCGAAGGAGATGAAGGACGACGAGAGGGTTCTGAAGATGCATACTCTCAACACTTCTTACTGTTACGGTGGTGTGAAGTGGGATTCCATCAATCTGGAGCACCCTTCCACTTTCGAGACGCTGGCTATGGACTCGGAGCAGAAGGAAGCCATCATGGAGGACCTCAACAGGTTCGTGAAGAGGAGGGAGTTTTACAAGAGAGTCGGGAGGGCGTGGAAGCGTGGCTACTTGCTCTATGGACCTCCGGGGACTGGAAAATCAAGCTTGATTGCTGCCATGGCTAATTACCTCAAGTTTGATATCTATGACTTGCAGCTTGCTAACATAGTCAGGGATTCCGATCTCAGAAAGCTGCTGCTGGCAACTGCCAATAGGTCCATTCTTGTAATCGAAGACATTGATTGCAGCGTCGATCTTCCCGAGCGTCGCCATGTcgatcatcaccatcatcatggACGTAAACAAACCGATGTACAG TTAACATTGTCCGGATTGCTGAACTTCATAGATGGGCTATGGTCAAGCTGCGGGGACGAGAGAATCATCATATTCACGACGAACCACAAGGAAAGGCTAGACCCTGCTCTTCTCAGACCCGGAAGAATGGACATGCACATTCACATGTCCTACTGCTCCTTCCAAGCCTTCAAGATCCTTGCCTCCAACTACCTGGACATCTCGTCCGACCACCACCACCTCTTTCCGGAGATCGAAGGGCTGATCGAGGACACTCAGATCACCCCTGCTCATGTGGCAGAGGAGCTGATGAAGAGCGAAGACGCCGACGTGGCCCTCCAAGGATTCGTGAAGCTCCTCAAGCGGAAGAAGATGGAAGGTGATGTTTGCGAGAACGATGATCCGGATAACAAAGCTGAACCGGCTACTAAGCAATCTAAGAAGCGCAAGGTTGCTTGCAAGCAAAAGAAAACTGTAGCTGCTGCTGGTACACAGAGAAGGACAAGAAGGCTTAGAAGAGGCTCTAGTTTGTAA
- the LOC107487954 gene encoding AAA-ATPase At2g18193-like: MSSYMASLSSSFTNFRSASSWFEVYAAFSTLMIILRTAVNDIVPEKLRSSIARKLESFFFPTHKPNNLVSIRINQRWDGQHGEHNELYNAASKYLPTRISETYKALRLAKLNSHKGLMLAIDANQEVIDEFEGIRYTWTLDLGSDQNADSSKSDKDPAFVLNFNEKHRDTVMKRYIPHLLATCEAMDAADMSIKIFSMAHGYWNESELCHPATLDTLALDPELKRTIVDDLDRFLKRKEFYKKVGKPWKRGYLLYGPPGTGKSSLIAAIANYLKFNVYDLELDSITSNESLMLLMRSTTSRSIIVIEDIDCNKEVHVRRRQQEDFGDTDIESVQHDDAAPEIIKVDKFTLSALLNYMDGLWSGYGEERIIIFTTNHKDKIDPALLRPGRMDMHIHLSFLRAKAFRILASNYLDIPGDQPHPLFQEIEDLLDTTDVTPAVVAEQLIRSEDPDVALDGLFKFLQEIHNSGKSRDSAETLEI; this comes from the coding sequence ATGAGTTCATACATGGCGTCTTTGTCTTCTTCCTTCACAAACTTTCGATCCGCTTCCTCATGGTTCGAGGTCTACGCCGCCTTCTCCACTCTCATGATCATTCTGAGAACAGCTGTCAACGACATCGTGCCGGAGAAGCTCCGCTCCTCCATTGCCAGAAAGCTCGAGTCATTCTTCTTCCCCACGCACAAACCAAACAACCTCGTATCCATCAGAATCAACCAAAGATGGGATGGCCAACACGGCGAACACAACGAACTCTACAACGCTGCTTCCAAGTACCTCCCAACCAGAATATCCGAAACCTACAAGGCCCTCAGATTAGCCAAATTGAACTCTCACAAGGGCCTCATGCTCGCAATCGACGCCAACCAAGAAGTAATCGACGAATTCGAAGGGATCCGGTATACTTGGACTCTCGATTTAGGCTCCGACCAAAATGCCGACTCCTCGAAATCCGATAAGGATCCTGCGTTTGTTCTAAACTTCAACGAGAAGCACAGAGACACCGTGATGAAGAGGTACATTCCGCACTTGCTTGCAACCTGCGAGGCCATGGATGCAGCGGACATGAGCATTAAGATATTTTCAATGGCGCACGGGTATTGGAACGAGAGTGAGTTGTGTCACCCTGCCACGCTGGACACGCTCGCTTTGGATCCTGAATTGAAGCGAACCATTGTGGATGATCTGGACCGGTTCTTGAAGAGGAAGGAGTTCTACAAGAAAGTGGGTAAGCCTTGGAAACGTGGCTACTTGTTGTACGGTCCTCCTGGAACGGGGAAATCTAGCCTCATTGCTGCCATTGCGAATTACTTGAAGTTCAATGTGTATGATTTGGAGCTGGACTCCATTACCTCCAACGAGAGCCTGATGCTACTGATGAGGAGTACAACCAGTCGTTCCATCATCGTCATTGAAGACATTGACTGCAACAAGGAGGTCCATGTTCGTCGCAGACAACAAGAAGACTTCGGGGACACTGATATAGAGTCAGTCCAGCATGACGATGCTGCCCCTGAAATTATAAAGGTTGACAAGTTTACCCTCTCGGCTTTGCTCAACTACATGGATGGCTTGTGGTCAGGCTACGGAGAGGAAAGGATTATAATATTCACCACGAACCACAAAGACAAGATTGACCCGGCATTGTTGAGGCCAGGCAGGATGGACATGCACATTCACTTGTCCTTCCTCAGAGCCAAGGCGTTTAGAATATTGGCCTCTAATTATTTGGACATTCCGGGGGACCAGCCTCATCCCCTGTTTCAGGAAATTGAGGACTTGTTGGACACAACAGATGTCACTCCAGCGGTGGTGGCAGAGCAGTTGATCAGAAGCGAAGATCCTGATGTTGCTTTGGATGGACTCTTTAAGTTCCTTCAAGAGATACACAATTCAGGCAAAAGTAGAGATTCCGCTGAGACTTTAGAGATTTGA